CCAAGCCCTTTTTCAATTTCACCATACCTCTCAAAATAATTCAACAAAGTCTCAGAACTCATCTCAGTTGGTTGGCACATTCTCCACTAATTTTATTGCTGACAAACCATCAATTTTATTGCTGGGGTTTTTTAGGGCAAGTAAGAAAGACTCAACATTCTTGAAAGTAAAAAAACCATAGACTTTTGATAAAAATCTTGCGGTAGGATGGGATGTCATCAACGATGGAAAGAACGGTATGGAGAATGCTAGGATGGACAATCGCAGCTTCTGAAGGATTCAACAATTTGGGATTTCGTGAAGGATtacaaaatgcaaaatttcACCTTCttcaaacttcaagttttctaGTTCTCTTGAGATCATCAAGCTTTGGGTTAGTTGTGATGGTGGAATGCATCTGATGGAGTAGGTGCAGGGAAAATGACTCAAGATTGACTCTAGGAGGAGTGGGTAGAGTTATGGAAGAGCAGCCattgagaatttgaactttgaAGAGAATATTATCTTTCTTTCAGAGTCTAAAACCATGGATTAACGAATGTCTTCCgattttgcccttaaaattaTATCCATGTGAGAGAGGTGTGCTATTTTTAGTTGGAGAAATGAGCGAATACGAGTATTAGGACCAAACTGgctcataatttatatgttaggaACTATTCtggctgattttaaatgtttgggactaaaaaagttttttgtgaaaatgttagggatcaatttggcaaatttcccatTTAGATTCGATTAGGTGCGATTAATATATTACATATAAAATGTGGATGTACGCTTATAGGGGCAGATGTATTTTGTGCATTGATACGGTATGCACGAATAAAATTTACAAATACAATAAAGTTATGTAAGCGTCCACCATATAATATGGAAAGTATAACAATAAGATAATCGCACGAAATTACCATCCGTACATGCCTCTGAACCCGGTTCAACCGATAAACTCGTTGTTGAACCGACCCTTTCGGATTGATGTCCGTAAAATTCATCCTTATGTTTCCCATCATttaccctttcttttccttccgcTAAAACTCCAAAATGAGCAGCCAAAGCTACCTGCAAAAACCACCTTTAACGTTAAATCCCTCTATCCTTTCTCCCTCCCGATCTTCGCCAGCATCTCTCCAAATAAACCTTCTTCAGTCTCACCAAAAACCAACACAGAATAAGTTGAATGGCTGTAAGAACTCGTGTTCTTCCTTGTTACCTGCTGCTGTAAAAGGAGGTTCTTCTTCTGGGATTTTGTCTGCAATCGGGAGAGCAattgaggaagaagaagagtaCAGAAAAGCCAGGGCTGAGGTTCACAAGAAGAGTGTGGATTTGGAAGGGTATTCAGTCGAAGGGATTTCAATTGGTGGTCATGAAACTTGTGTTGTTGTTCCTCAACTCAAGGCCGCTTTCGACATTGGGAGGTGCCCTTCTAGAGCTGTTCATCAGAACTTCTTGTTTATCACTCATGCCCATCTTGATCACATTGTAAGCTCTTTGcttcttcttgttcttcttcttcatttttggtTTGTTTCAATTGAGTTGCTGCAATGATCCTTGCTTGATTGAAATCTCATTTCAGTTATGATTGggattttctttttgaaaatttttatcttgtttctttttttatttatttatttttgtgaaaatgaCGTGCTTGGATTGCTATTTAGCAATCAGGTGCATATTTATCTTAATGGGCGTTTCCGTTGATTTTGCGACAGAGTATACTGACAACTTCGGGTGATAATGTTCATATCTACTTGATAATACTTTGAATACTAAATATGTTTAATAATTTGGAGTCCAACTGGTAGTGAGGAGGggaatatatttttattttacttctAGCTGAATATGCTTGAGCAAATATTTTAGTTTGTATAATAATGACATGTTGGAGGAGGACTAGTAGATTTGGATTGTGCTGCACAGCAGTTGATGGTTTGTAATATTTGATAATAGTGTTTGTTGACAGACACTGAATTTTATCTGTTTATACTTTGATTTAAATTAAGAGTTTTGGCAGTTTCTACTGATTTAGAGTGGGCTTCCAATGTATGTGACTGCTCGTGGTCTTTACATTATGAAACTTCCAATGGTTTTTTTTCCACATTGTATTAAATAAGATGAGGAGAAGTTATTTGATATTCACCTTCTATATGTTGATATTCTTATTATATCTTATCTCTTTTTACTTGGTTGATGTTAAGAGGACTTTTTGCAATTTTACTGAATTAGGGTGGACTTCCAATGTATGTGGCTACTCGCGGTCTTTACAGCTTGAAACCTCCAACTATTTTTGTTCCACCTTGTATTAAAGAAGATGTCGAGAAGTTATTTGATATTCACAGGGCCATGAGTAATGTAGAACTCAACCTTGATTTGGTTGCTCTGGATATAGGTATGCATTCCCTTCTGATATAGTTTCTTTCGTTCTGTGCTTGATAGCTCTTAGTCCATACCATGATTTCTAAGTTTATGATCAGGGGAAACTTATGAAATGCGGAATGATCTTGTTGTGCGACCATTTAAAACTCATCATGTCATACCCAGCCAGGTAATAGTGCAAaactttctttttgttttccccttTTCTCGAATTACCTTGTTTCTTCCTATCATCAGAAGCAACAATTTTGCACAATCTACTAGGGTACACTTGTGTGGATGTCGGGgataaagtttggaaaattaTAGGTAGATGATACTGACCTTTCCTGAGGTTCACTGCTATTCCAGATACCTCCCTGTGGTTCTTGAATTAACACCAACCTTTCTTGCCAGAAACATCAACTAAATGGCATTAAGTTTTCTGATCGAGACACTTACAGTCCTCTCATTTTGATGTCACCCTTTCAGCAGCCACTTTCTCTTCACTCTTATCAAATCCCTTCCCATTTTCTCTGTCAACCCAAAGTGTCCTTTCCTCCTACTCATTTCCCACCTCACCAACCTTTCCCTTTCTGAATTTACCTCATCCACCCTCTGCACCTCCTCTTGCTATTCCAGTGTCTCCGGTGCCTCCCCACTATCTGATTTCCAAATGCCCAAAAATAATATATTCATGTCTGCTGATTCGTTCAACTTTCAGATCATCCCATCTGCTACTACAATGATTCGACATCAAGCAAATAGATTTAGAAAAACTTGGATATATTTATTTGCCAATACTtctcctatatatatatatatatatatatatatatatatatatatagatatctTTAACTGAGACTGAGAATTGGGTTGATGATGAAGGGAAAATGTCATTGGGTTGACTCCAGTTTTGATAAAACTGGGTTCTATGAACATATAGaataatttggtgattttgatATGTTTTCCTTTTGTATTTAGTGTGACCAAGTTGGGTTCTAGTTCAAAATGTTTCAGTTTTATCCATTAGTTTTTTGCAAATCATTGGCATCAACTGACAGTGGGACTTCATAGGGTCAGattattttggttttttttttttggggcaggGGAGGAGTTGCTGACTTTtgagagagtttttttttttgtttttttgttatgGGGTGGTTCAGCTCTCACTTTGGGTGACTAGGTTTCTGCAAATTTGGCAGGCTGTTACATATTGCCTGGGGAGATGAAGGATGTTGAAGAGGAAATGTAAAGCAAGCATGGAAGAAACTAGAGAAcaataaaatggaaaaagaaCTAGTTaggattttgttattttgttgaCTGTGGAAGGACAGTTTTGACGAACCAATACCTCAATTTCTGCATGTAATTACTTTTTACTCATTGCTATTTACTGAAATTGGTGGCAAGAGTAGTTAGTTGAAGCTGAAGTGAATCTGAAAGGAGGCAATAGTCATTCTGCGAACCACTACGGAACGACGATTAAACCACAGGGAGGTTGGTCTGATTTACCGACAATTTAATAGATACTTTTAAGGTTAATGTTAATGTAAAACTGTTGAAAAATCATATAGAAATTGTGGGTGACCAAGAGCTTGGGTGAGTGAAACTAAGACATGCTTGATTTGCTTGCCAACTTTTGCCCTGAGGTTGAAATTGCTCTTAATGCTGCATCATTCTGGTTGCTGCTTATGTGTACAGGGTTATGTTGTTTACTCTGTTAGAAAGAAGCTGaggaaacaatatatgcacctAAAGGGAAAGCAGATTGAGAAACTGAAGAAGTCTGGTGTTGAGGTTTGTGAAATGAAAACTGCCTGCAATATatacatttttctttaatttcatcTTAGACAGGCTGCCATTAGAGTTTTCTTTCCCCCTTGTCTAATATGAGAAACATTTTTCAGATCACAGATACTATCTTGTGCCCTGAAGTGGCCTTCACTGGTGACACAAAGTCTGATTTTTTCCTTGATCCACGCAATGCTGATGCATTGAGGGCAAAGATCCTTATAACTGAGGTCAAGCCTTTTGCTTTTAGCAATCACATGATGCATCTTTATGAGATCTCTTTAAAGGTGTTACCAACTTATATCTCTGTAAAGACCTCCTGTGTCTCTTAGGATTTTCTAATAAATGTCAAAAATGAACATTCTCTTTCTAAAATTTTAGCTACTGAACTGATTCTCTTGTAGTTGTCCTCACCCTGTACTCTTAAAGGATTTATATTTATTGCTCTATGTGATGATCATGGGAAAATGTGGATTTTGATATCTGTCCTTAGtagatttaatattttattgaaGGAAATGAATAATCTCTAAGTCTTCAATGTCTCTTTTAAGTCAAATACCTATTTTCGAGCAAAGATGAACTTTTCATATTTCGGCTCTTAAAGTTGGTCCAAGTGTGAGCAGGGCTAGTCTGTGTCAGATAGCAAGAAAATTTCTATCCTATATTCTTAAGACCTCTACCACATGCGTTTCCTTCTTCCAGATTGAGGAAATGCCTGAATGGGTTGAATACATAGCAATGTAGATCAGAGGTGGTTGCCTTTCCATATCTCTAAATGAAATATTAGGTTCTGTACATTTTCTATTATCTATGAAATACAGTCTCTGTTTCATAATATATGATCAAGTTTGCTTGAGATCAGAACCATTTATACTTTAGAACCCTCTGGAACTTAACTTTACCTGCTGTGAGAGATGACATGAAAAATTTGACGTTTAGTCAAAAGCCTTTCTTCCTGTTTGTTATTATTgtataattttatttcaatGATATTTCTGATATACTAAAAATTTCTGTTCTGGACAGGCTACCTTTTTGGATGAGAGTGTCACTGTTGAACATGCACGTGATCACGGTCATACACACCTATTTGAGGTACTTGAGTATGAAGCAACTGGTCTACAAAATTATGCCATTATGATTTACATTGTAGTCCATCTGAAGCAGATGCAGATGATAGTACACATGATAAGTAACCATGTTATGAAAGTATATCTGAAAGCTTGTTTGGGGTACAAATGGGTTCTGTATTAGTTATATTGTTTACCATTGGAAATGCAGATTATGGAGCATGCCCAGTGGATTAGGAGCAAAGCAGTAATATTGACTCATTTCTCTCCCCGCTACAACATTGAGGTACATGATGCAGTTTGTTGTTATGATCTGTTTATCGCAATatatttttagaagtttttgTTGGCTTCTTGTAGTTGATTGCTAATCATGTTGAATTTGTCCTCTATTATcgtttttttttggtttccttttTCCACTTGACTCTTTTATTCTGCTTTTGTGCCTTCCCTTTAAATTTTGGCCTTTCTTGATTTGAGATTTTTTAGATAGTTTGTTACGAATGAAGAACGAGGAGCAGGGATTTGGAGTCTGGATGCATATAATTCTTTTACTATATTCACCAAACAGACAAATCActggaaaaattaaaaaagacaAACGATGAAAAAAACCATAGACAGCTGGTAATATGTTTCAGCCAAAAAAGTGTTCCTGGCAAGGGTTCAAGTCTTATGTTGTTTGATGTGTCAATTTCAGGACATCCGCCAAGCTGTATCAAGATTGCAGTCAAAGGTCTCAGCAAAAGTAATTGCTCTAACGGAGGGTTTTAAATCAAAGTATTCGTAGATGGGAGCTGTATTACTCTCTACAATGATCTGTTGTTTGTATTTGTTATTTAGTTTTCACTATCTTTGTTTGCAACAATTTGTTGTAGTCTCCACCTGTGCGTGCGTATGTAAATTTTCAGGTGATTCTGTAGATATATTGGATAAGCTTTTGCAGAAGGAGCTTCTAGAGCAACGTTTAGGGAATGGTAGGGTTATGGATCACAGGTTTTCAGAGTCAAATTTGGCACAGTAGATCAACTTTCCACATTTGATTTCCTGGACGCTCTCTTTAAAGGCTCTTGAATTCAACAATGCAGCGCTctagagtttttttttccttctgtttctttttctttgaataACCTTGCGATCTTACAAGTGCCTTTTTGAAGGAAATGAAACTAATATACTACTAGAAGTTATAGTTATAATATGTACATCCTCCGGTTCATATCCTGGACCATGCCAAATTTGCAGCAAAAGAAGGGATATTTTCATGCTTGATTGTTTAAGAATGAAATGCAGCTTTACTGGAATAGACGCTACTGCTCCATATCTTAAAATGTACAGAAAGTTAATCTTGCCGATCTCATTTGTTTGATCACTTGGTTGCTTTGGGGTATTTTCCTAGATAGGCTAAGCTCTCTACTAAGGTGCAaatgagtcgagtcgagtcgaattTTGGTCTAATCAAACTGAGCTTTCAGTTAATTTTATGaagttcgagttcgagctcgatgAGCTCCAAATATCAAGCTCAAGCTCgagattaaaaaataaaaaattattattattttttaaaaataaaaataattattttattttttaaaatgaataaaataataattttttctaacaaataataaaatattagggatatatatgtaattttactattaaaataaaaaaatatatatataatcgaacTCGCAAGCTAATGAACTTAATGTTTTTGAACTCAAACTCGACTTGATTAGCTCGAACTCGTAATCGAACTGATTGCAATCGACTTGCGAGCGGTTCGATTCGTGGACTGCCCTACCCTCTACCCAAATACAACAGGAAGTGACAACGAGAAAGTAGGTTGGAATTTTGTCCTTGACTCCACACATCATATCAACTTCTTTTTTACTCAGTTAACATCAATCTCCCCAGAGGGTCTATCATGGGTGACCAATTTGTTTTTTGTTCATGGTATCCTATCTGACTAGTCCAATGCCAACCTTCTTTAGAGGCTTATTCTGGCTGACTTTGGTATGCAATTGTTGTTTCTCCCCTTCACTGCAACAAGAAAGTAGTATCCTTTGACAACCTTTGACAGTATAAATATGCTTCAACTGAAAAGTCAGAAGTACAAGTTTTTCCGATGAAGTCGACCTTTGATCAGTTATTTTCTCAACAGAAACATGCTTCAATCCTCCCTCCCTAGTGATATTTACAGAAAGTATTTGACATCTAGATGACTCGAGTCTTGTAGCAATCAGGGGGGACTCCCACTAAGCTGGTCTTTGATGCTTTGAAAAGAAATTATGTTCTGAGATGTTGCTTGCTGCAAGTTTTAGGTGTATATTACACAAATTATGAACGATATATGCTTTTCAACTCTTGTGAAACGTGGCGTCAAGTACTATTCAATTTGGTGACGGTGCTATTTTTGGgaatgtttttgaaaaattttactgtagcaaggtttttagaatatattttggaatatttttaaaaaatattttggaatatttaagagtagtagagtttttaaaatatattttgggatattttttgaatattgaaaaaaatttagactactttttagattatctttttgaaaaactagtttttaaaaaactagtGGATCCAAACAGAGGTTTTTAAAAACAAAGAACCTCTGATGTTATGTTGAAAACATTTATCTTATTGTTTGGACTTGGATGGTAAACAAATGTTCATGTGAACCTCTTGTCTGTGTATTCATAAATGTCATGTAAAGATATATAATGTTTAATGAGAGCAGGATTTAGTTGCTAATTAATTCACATCAACTTTCCATTGAAGGCAAGATTCTAGAACTTGGTGGGTTAAACATATCAGAAGATCCATAGGTTTATTCAGACATCAATTTTAAACACCTAAGCAAACTTTTTCTCACCAAGTATGCTCGACTGGCTGATAATTTATATTTAACAAGTTAAAATTGTAGGATCGGTCATATGAAAAAGAAGCATGAATTTTCAATGCATAAAATGAGCTGAGAAACAGCCACTAGTTAACAATGCTTCACACTGAGCTTCAGCTTTTCCTTTGGGGATACAAGATGCAGATTCACTAATGTGATTCAGCTACAACCATTCTCACTATAATTACGCTTTTGTAACATGATTTCCTAGTCAATCCTGTGGAATCCAAGGTAGCTCAGGAGAGATTGGTGATGGTCCTCAAACTCTAGTATATTTGGATTGTTTATCTATTATGGCAGTGATCACAAGAGCACACTCCAAAGGGTAGCAGGATCTTCACCACACCTGGTATGAACCTCTTTTATTCTTTCAACAGAACTGCAAATCCCACTACACCTCCAATCAAATGATGCCACGCAAGCGCTACCAGACTGTGCTTTCCATTCACATTCTGTAAAGTCAGGTGAATTTCATTAGACATACCAAAGAATGAAgactaatactacttggcacgTTCAAAGTATTAGGCCTATGACGCTTCTGTATGATGATCTTTCATTCTTGACAAGTTTGAAAATTGTAATTGTCAATATGTATTTATTGGTGATTGATCCATAACTGTTAGACAGATCTAGGAGTTCTAAGTTCCAACAAACCTTAAGAGCAAAGAcataaaaagaaatatacaAGAGAAGTGACTAGAGTTGATTCGCACATTCTCTCCTAATGGTTCCGAGAATTACTGAACTGAATGTTCTCCATCACAGTTATGGAATTTTTCTGTTGTTAACTACACTTTTTTGCCCTTAAAGCAGTGTACTTGTTGTTGAGGAACATAGTGTTGGGTCACTAATTGGTGTAAAGAAGCAAAAGTAGAACTATGGGGACTATATTTTGCCCAATAAAGGTCCAAGTGCATAGTGTATAAACCTAATATATCACTTTGCACAATGGAATTGGAGCCAACAATAGCATGAAACAAGCAGAAGCAAGAACAAAACTTGGAAACTGCATACCGTGTGGTGTTCTACAGCACATATTATGATCGTTAATGTGCTCAACTTCAAGACCAATTAGCCATGCCCCCAGTGAAACATCTTCATTTGCATATTTATGCAAAATTGGTCTGAAATCATAATAATAACTTAATGAGAGAAGTATTATACAGAAATCCAATTACAATGCAAAATGTCAAAGAATTTGAGTTGAAAAAATACGGATGTGGATATGCGGTTAAAAGAAATGGATATGTGGAGTCAAGCGGAGCATTCACCCTGTTTCAATAACCCAATGAGGACTTAGCTAAATATGTTTGTCATCTCATGAAAGGCAACCAGAGGGTGACTGGAACTTGCAATTTTTGTCAGGAGAGGAAGTCACTCTTACCAGCCTAGCCAACTTTGGGCCATGCTAGATTGTTTCCACCTATTATATTGCAACTCTAATTAAGAAATAAGATTATGTTCTCAGATTTGCTTCCAAAAGTTAAGCTTAATTTCCACTACAACTTTGAGGTCAAAATGTTTCTAAAGAAAACAATGCAATTTTGGAAACCAAGATTGCATGCCTGTGTCGATAGTTTACACTATAAA
This sequence is a window from Coffea eugenioides isolate CCC68of chromosome 7, Ceug_1.0, whole genome shotgun sequence. Protein-coding genes within it:
- the LOC113778813 gene encoding tRNase Z TRZ2, chloroplastic, coding for MSSQSYLQKPPLTLNPSILSPSRSSPASLQINLLQSHQKPTQNKLNGCKNSCSSLLPAAVKGGSSSGILSAIGRAIEEEEEYRKARAEVHKKSVDLEGYSVEGISIGGHETCVVVPQLKAAFDIGRCPSRAVHQNFLFITHAHLDHIGGLPMYVATRGLYSLKPPTIFVPPCIKEDVEKLFDIHRAMSNVELNLDLVALDIGETYEMRNDLVVRPFKTHHVIPSQGYVVYSVRKKLRKQYMHLKGKQIEKLKKSGVEITDTILCPEVAFTGDTKSDFFLDPRNADALRAKILITEATFLDESVTVEHARDHGHTHLFEIMEHAQWIRSKAVILTHFSPRYNIEDIRQAVSRLQSKVSAKVIALTEGFKSKYS